The Sesamum indicum cultivar Zhongzhi No. 13 linkage group LG6, S_indicum_v1.0, whole genome shotgun sequence genomic interval AGGTTTTGCCCACTCATTTTTAATCTGCAGACCAAAAATTATGTGAACCGTATATCCATAGAAAGGAAATGTGATTCAATGAAGCGAAACAACAAATGAGGCAGAAAAACTAATTAGATCAATTAACACTACAACAAACAACACAATCAAAAGAATTATCCTATTAGTGGAATGAGCCAAGAGGAACCTGTTACCGTATCCATTAATTTATCTGCCAGGGGGGATGAGAAACAAAATGGCATGATATTTAACTAGAGTGCATTTGCAAGTATAATTTCTCATTCATTAGTTAACATATGATATTTTGCCATCCAGATTCgaactataatttcaaattcacaCATAAGATAATGAAGACAGCGAGTgttaatcataaaattgaaacaatGAAACCGTTGTGTATGTACGAGATACCACATTTATCTCTGTCCATATTTATGCTGCTACAGTTTAAAAGGTTCCAGAATGAACTGAAACCAAAAGGAATGGTGAATTGCATAACTCTTGCAACAGTCAGAGGTGCTCTTTGGCTTCTCAGGGAAACCTCAAAAACGTTTAAAGGACCAAATTCTATGATGTGCAAGCCGGACAACATCATTCCTGAGTTCAGCACAgaaattttccaaacaatatttccttttcttgagAATCTGTGTCATCAAACTTGATCCAAAACATTTTTTCTCCGACTGATGGAATATGATTCTGAAGACATACGATGCAGAGACCTTTTCCATGGCAACAATTCCACGTTATACAGCCCGTATCCACAACAGTAGATACATGCACTCtttcatcttttaaaaataccGACGTTAGTAGTACCCAAATTACCAACGTACTTCAAATCTCAATTCCTaaagaaaaagggataattgcaGTACCATCTAATTCCTTCTGCATGTTCATGCCAAAATTCCACTAGAGTTCACTAATGTCTTAACcccaataataaatcataggGAAATGtcctaaaaaaatcaaatcttttCACCACGATTGAAGGCTAATGCACGAATGCACACAAAAACCGAGCTGGGTTCCGAGATTGCTCATTCATTGCCATTATTCAGAAAAGAACCAAGGTACTTCCACATGAATTCACGCTAAAAAGTATCAAAACTCAAAAGggtttcaagattttctttccCCTCATTGACTTTAAAGTAGAActgttaaaatttaagttcTTGAAAACCagtaataaaatgaaagatgAGCACATAAAAGCATAATTTTGACAGAGggaatatataaacaaataaaaaaatagtaaaattcaaAGAGATGGATCGTGGAATGGAGGTACATTGTTTACCTGCTGTTTGGTTTGGGGCATAAAGGAGAAGAATGTCAATGGGGGAGCGATTGGTCAGGAGAGAAACCCTACTCCCGAATAAGGCTAACTTTGTCAAACACCCTTGTGTGGGTATAGACTACTACCTATTCCTTTggggaaaattaattaatttaattaaaagaactaAAACAAATATCCCAATAATTAAGGTTGAGACCTATGATGcgtataaaatatcatttcattatattaatgtatcaatagatattttaaaattttgatataataatataattattacttttatctaaaaatattcttataaaatctttattCAAGTCCAATCaatggaaaataaaaggagGGTTGAGCATGGCTTCATgggaataaatattttttaaagtatttttacttataaaaacgataaatataatatatacaaatagaGTAGATAAAcatcactatattttttaccttatttatactattataaaagaaaattttgaatacccaaatttactctttatttcatttattccctttaataaaatttggtcaaattagtaattttaatatttttttaataattttataattttatttttttctcttaactGTCGCCTATTGCACAACTCTCGCAACTTactttttcacatttattataatttgttctttttacaaatttttttattcttatcaTATCACaccaatattctttttatatgcttGTAAGAACCGCGTGCGACGATACTATAAGTACAAAATGAGAATGTTAATGACggatcaaattaaaattttatgcaatttggttttatcgatatcaatatttttcgcTCAAATCCTAAAAGAATGAAGTCAGATGTAAATATCGTATTTTTGAAAGGGGTGTAaggtgtaattttagaaaaagaaattgagaaaaaatgtaatttgacATTGTTTGTGAGGTCAAAGTATAATTAAACCCATATATTAGTTAGTGAATACACAATAACAATTTCAAGGGAATAAGCAATATATATTCCTTTAAATTTGAATGGTGTCCAACAAAATTGAAGTGTGTGTTTCAAAATGTATAACcaaatgaaagaataaaatggCCTAACATGATATGATCATTCTCTTCTTAGATCTGTAGCTTAGGTTTCACCAACTTCAGTACTCTTATGAGGTTGAAAATATACAACAAATCTATCTACCGTCCATGCTCTCGACCAGCGCAACGAGCTCCACATTGTCAGGAGCTCGAGTTTCAGCAACCTCCTTTGAATTCAAAACTTCGTCCGGAAGAATAGAAGCATTCGGATCTGTTCTCGGAACCAAAAATAGCAGAAAAAGTGGGCTGATCCGCAGGACGTTCCGTATCAAAATGGCGAGCCAGAAATTACCAAATTCTGTCCTTGTAACGTTCAGAATATGAAGTAACAAGCCTCCTAACCATGATGAAGTGAGAAGTCCTGCGTTATCAATCGACATGAGCAAGGCAAAGAAGGTGCCTTCAATGCCAGGTGGGCAGAGCTTTGAGCTTAGGACAAGAAGTGGCATCCATTTCAGCCGGCCGATCATTTGGGACACACTTGCATCGATCACCACAAAGAAATAATCAGGTATCATGAGGTTTAAGTTCCAGCGGAGCACAAGCACCAAATCGAGCATTCCAGAGAGACATGATAGTATCTGAGCCCAGAAGAGTAGATCGCGGAAGGGGTAGTCCTTTAAGCCGTATTGATATAATATCGCCCCAAGAAGAGAGCCGATGGAGCCAATTGCCATGACATAACCTATTATTTCCTGCATTAACAACATGGATTATGACAATTAGTCGTAGCATCTCGAGAAGGTATTATGACGTTTTGTCCACAAACCGATACAAATTTTGCAACTTACCATAAGCCCTTTTGATATTTATACATCACTAATATTGTACGAATGAAGAAATTGGCGAGGGAgcaaagtttatataaatttacttcTCACACAGACACAACAAAAGAAGTTGCGTATTTTTTCTGCATTTATAGGTCAAGCATAATCAAAAAGCtgaaacataatatttttgaatatgCACAAACATGAACACTTGTAAAGGCAGAACATGATTTTCAATTCCTCTCCCAGAAGGCTCAATCATCGATTAACAACCTGATCCAAATGATTTCATGTTAATGATTAAACAAACAACAGCAAATCATATAGACAACAGTTAACAGCCAACACGACAGTGGAATAAAATGGCTTAATTCCCTTCTTTACTTTGTTTTGCAGTTCATCACACAGTTTGTTGTTCTTACAAAGTAATGGAAATATCATGGATCACTTGGTTCTAAGTAATGCGAAGATCAGCTGAGAATTCAGACCAGATTTACCTTAGAAAACGATGGACCAGCCTCTGAATCTGTGGCCCAGTAGAACATCCCCTCAGAGATGTTTAGACTCAACGAAAAGGacaaatacatatacaaaCACGGCCTCCACACATCTGGGCATTTCAATGTCTTCCACATAGCTTTACCGGCATTTAGAAAGCTCTGGTTGATCTGAAACCGGAAACTGAAATTAGAATTTCAGTTTGTTCTTATAATCCGGAATATGGAATAGGAAGGTGCGATACCTGTTCATAAGCAAAGCTGGATGTCCGAGGTTCCTTGAGCAAAATACCAACTATGAAGACGAGCCCAGCTGGTATTGTCAACAAGCCATAGACCCCCTTATTCATAGAGAAGTATAAAAAGTGTAAAACAATTGCATTTTCAGAAGcttgtaatttctaaaatgaagAGGATTTTATCGAAAACAATGGAAAGAACTAACCTGGGGACCTATTAAGTGAACAAAGATACCGCTGAAAGAAAATCCCACAAGCGCGCCTATTGAAGAGCTCAATGCGCATAAGCTTTGCATGTCAGCTGCTAGGGAAGGATGACTGCCGCTTTTCTGTGCCACACAAGCATCAACAGTTACATCTGCAATGGCAACACTGGCACTCCCGGCTGTCAATGCAAGTAATGCTAATACTATATGTAGCTCCTTGTGCAATGATAAGAAAAGCATAGCTATGACTCCAAGGGAAcctggaaaataaaatttaccacagCAAAATGGAATACTCGTGAGTTATTTCCACAACCATTATAATGTGCAACTGTGAAACAATCATTTACAAAAGAAACCATGTATAATGGCAGTCAATTATAAGGCACTTTCAGAGggataaaatctaaaatttctGGAGGACAATGAAAGGGAAGATTAATACTTTGTTTTTCCAAGAAATCTCCGTCAGTAGTATTTCCTAACGACTGCACAGAGAATTCTATTTCTTTCCGTTGCTTGATGCATTGCTGACTGAAAAATGTGCAATAATTCAGAATTTTCAACAGTTTGTTTTAGTTGTTAATTCAGTTGAATCTATGACCTGCACATCACTTACATCATTACATAAGATGAAGATGGACATTTTCAGCTCTACCAAGTTAATTTATGGGTTGCCAAGTTCATAATTTCAGCTGACAAAGTGTCCAAAAGAACATTCTGATTAGCATTCTCCCCATTTTAAGAGACATTATGAGTAAGGATTACAGGATCATACAAGATAGGAAATTTAGATGGCATCAAGAGGAATCTGTTTTACTACATCAATCACTAACTAAACTTTACTAcctaaattacaaattaccATAAATAAGCAACCTAGTACCAGAAACATACCTAAGTGCACAAGTGTAAGATTATTAAAGGCAATAAAGAACAACTAAAGTAGCACAATGAAACCTCAATTATACAACTAAACTAAAGCTATTAGACATTTTTACcagcaaaaacaaaataaggtCTCCGTTGATACCCCGAAATCGGAACAACATCGGTGAGAAGACCCCAGAGTGGTTTCACAATCCAAGGAATTGAAGTGATTCCAGAGTAAACCTGAGCCTCAGAAGGCTGCACTTTCTGCACATCCTTCATGTAATACTCTGTGCCAACCCTTGCAAGAGCTCCCCCAAGTCCTTGGCTCATACCGTACACGATTATTACCCCAAATACAAAGCTCCAATGCAATTCCTTTGCAAGCATTTTAAACCAATAAACTGGAGCACAACAAGAGCTCCGGATCCCGTTCTTGGGCTGCTGCTCATTCTCTTGCACTTCATCGCTATGAGTTGGGAGTCTCTCCTCCTCCCCCATCATTTACCcttccaagaaaccaataacTATAAGCGCCCAGCTGAAAAATCTGCAGCTTCTGACCAGATTTATGAAGGGACAGAGAGAAGTCAACTTTAAGACAGATGTAGATCTTGATTTCTCTCAAACCAATACAAGATCAAAACGGGTCTCAATCTCAAGCAGGTTCTTGGTTTCTGGTGGAAAACTGTTGAATTCAAGTCTCAACAATCTTGCTCAAAGCCGATGTTCCTCCAAGTTGTCCGAGAAAAATAGGAACTTTTGAGTCTGATGACTATGTTTCGGCCAAATGCTCATTGGTCAGAAGGTGTTAGTTCaagattttctcttttttctccatCCCCCACCATGTGTAGAATaatgtcaaaattatataaactagGAGGGGAACTTCCAAGGCAGCAGCTAGCTAGATGACTTTTATTGAATGGTACGAAATTAAATGGTTTATTTAATCAGCTTTTCCACTAATTTGGATAGGAATATGAAGTAATCTTATGCTACTACCATATAATAATcaagattatttaattactggtttattcaagaaaatcaaagatTAGCCATAATGATTTATGATCCTAACATTTAAATCCAAGAAAAGGGCTAAAGAGATAACTTAGGATGCAAGAACAGGTCCCTTTTTACAGTACACATTTCCCTTTCCGAGTTTCCCTTGTTTGTAGTAAAAcatattcttgatcataatttttttaattttttttttgtttataacaaataaaaaagagacaCTTTATAGACCCATAAGAGAGAATTGTGCCAGGTGGATCCGTGAAAATCTCTATAGCTGACTTGCTATTACCAACATtcaaaaactaattatatgtgtGAATCAATACACAAGTCAAGACATACGTTTAATTGCATTACATACCTTAGCAATAATTTGAACTCAACACCGTGAGTGTGGCAATCTTTAAACTTTGACGATTAGGACATAAGAACCagttatattctttttttattagtaatagAGGTGGTTGCACCTACGTTATttgtaaatatcaaatttggtATAGTTGTCATAAGATACAGATACAACAAATTGcagatattttgatattttaattgattaaagtaggatggtcttttttcttctttttaattgaataaacaAGAAGACGTGTccctttgtttattttgtttattcgGGGAAATAACAAGAAGACAGactttttgttattgttcGCACAAACATGTGAAATCAATGTATAAATCATGGCACCCATGTCTGAATGAGCCTACTTATAATggagtaaaatttattttaatttttaatttttgatttaattttaaaatattttttattttttaactcattGTAAATTATCTCTTTGGTGGGtaatttttctcatattattcttatagtaactcttttttttttacaaaaaaaattactttagtctctcaatttttatttttaattgtaatttgatACACCcctcataaaatttaaaaatataactgttgtaattgaaaaattttaccatatgataattatttagataataaCCTAAGCAATgccacataattaaaattattctgaatttaataaacttcttgaaatttttgaataaaaaatctattaaaattataacataaataagaaaatgaatatagCAATTAAAATCTTGAAGAATGGGGCATAAAACCCCTTACAATAGAGTGCCTAATCGAAGTAAATgtttaaaacataattatatagataGACCTACTCGAGTGAGATgacatagatttttttatttttaaatagcatatagcttttgaatttttttgattcaTAAAGTTATCCTCACACtcttttatctatatatatacataaataatctcaaaaccatttttatttaaaataattgtaattttttatttaaattttttttatctcccacttatttattcaaattattttttatttgaaaagtgCAAGAAGTTCATtacatttacaaaaattatgtttatatatatattattggtcaagttattatttaaataattatccaactgtaaatacttttaattaaaaatgcttataatttctaaaatttatgtgcaaaaaaacaaattgcaATTGGAAATAAAAGACGgggaattaaaatatacttttgtaaaaaaataaaataaaaattatagaagtaaatttataaaagcagaataaattaaatcctGTGGCAAAATGCGGGTCTAATTCATGCAGAAGAAGGGGTTAGTCTATGATTGATGGGCCTAAGTAGCGAAAAATCAGGAGAGTCAGTTTTGATCTTATTGTTTCGAAAAAGGTAACAATGGCGACGGTCTAATATTTCCTCAGGCCAGCGGTTTCCTGGACGAACCAGTGATGGAAGACAAGCCCGCAACGCTGAGTTCCTCACCCACGTCCAGTAATTACACCACCAAAACCACACAAGAACTGGCCATTGATGGTCAAAAGCACCTGCAGGAAACAATCCAGGCTGCTTTATTGATCCTTTCCGCCATGAACGATGAGCTCTGCTATCCCAACCTCTGGTCCACCACCTCATCCACCGTGGCCGCCTCTTCCGCTCCTCCTAATACCGCCGCAACCACGAGTAATGCCGGTGGTGGGTCCACTAGTATGACCATAGGCCACCACTCTAATGTCGACGTATTATCAGACTCCTCTTCTGCGTCTTCATCTGCGTCGGCTGCTGCTTCGCAGTCTCATCCTCAACATCATAATAGCTTTGATATCGGCGCTGGGGCTCTCGACGAGGCTAGACTTCAGTACAAGTCCTCTGTTGCTGCTCTAAGGTCTGTGCTAATCACGATCTCCAATGCTAAGAAGGTATATTTCGCACTTAATTCTCAGAAAGTTCTTGCTTTCGTGTAATATCGTGTTTGTTATACGTCCTGTGTGTTGTTGTCTGATATGGAATTATGGGCTTCGCTAATTCTATCTTCTGTGGCttcagtgtgttttatttggttctttttcttggaattGAATGATGACTGCTGGTGGGAAGGATATAGACTCATCTAAACAAGAGTATAAATCAAAGAGTTGGCCTTTCCTTGAATAAAAAGTGAAGTACTATGTTTAAGTAACACGCTGCATTTTAAGTTGGAGCTGCTATACATATATGTGGGAAATTTAGCATGTAATCGAACCATTTCAAACATTCATGCCAAACTTGTCGTGGGAACTCATAACAGATTGCTCTGGTGGTCAATAATTGATCTTTGCTTGAATTCGAAGCATCTCATGTGAAGAAAGAGAATGAGTTAATCTTATCATTTGACTCATTGCCTTTCAATGTCTCCCCTGTGTGCCAAGAATGATTTGGACCCTTATTCTATCATTTCCATCTTGTTGCTTTTGGTGTCAATTATTGAGGTTTATCTGATATGTCTGTTACATATGCTGCTGCAGAAGTCTAAACCTCTAACCTCGTTTTATCAAATGTTGACTGCTGTTATGTCTGATTGATTGCCAATTTCGTGATGCTTGGAGATAAACAGATTGATTTCTTGTCTAATTCTCTGATGTTATGATTTATACTCTAGAGCTCCAGTAGTCTCACGTATCTGTCCAAAATAGTGGTTCTGTCAGCAGCTGCTGTTTATTGCTATATGCTTGCAGAAAAGTGCTTGCAGGCATTCGGCATCTTACTTTGCCACACTTGGAAATTCCTGACCAAAATTTTTCTTGGTGTGTGAGTTTATGATATCTTCCTCGCATTTTGATCAGTAAGGACAAAGGAATATTTCAAGtcagtaaatttcttttctttatttctcctGCAAAACTCTGACATCTGGTTTAGACTCCACTTCATGGACTCAACTGTGGCATTATTTTCTTACTGCTTCTATATGGTTGAAGAAAAGATAGAACCTTTTGTAGTTCATGCATGCAAGACTCAATTTGGATCAATCTATTTTTACTTGAGTTATTATAAATGATCATTTTTGTAAGTAAAATAGGGCAAAGTACACGAAGCAGTTCCAACAAGTAACTCACCAGCAGATCAAACGGAGATAGAGAAGCTTGAAGAGCAGGCCTCTGCCTTAAGAAAGGTATCAGTACTATTACTTGTGAAATTTACGGGAGGATGGGAGGTTGGTCTAGGTACTATTAAAGTGGCATAAGACCCAATGGAGACAAGCAAGGACGTCTGTTCTTATTAATTTGTCATATCATGATTCTTCTATTTTCTGTAGTATGTGCACTAAAGCGATTTTCATCTTCCATAAGCATTTACTaatatccatttttgtttaaactTTAGGAACTTgcagaaaagaataaatatctcAGGCGTCTGATAGATCAGCTCCGTTGTCTTTTAATTGATATACATACATGGCAAAGCCCTTGTTTAGTATGAGAGTATCAATTCAAAATCAGGCTTTCTGATTTTATCATGGAAATGAAAGCACAAGGTATGCAACGCAGACTAAACCTTGTTCCTTTTCTGAAGCAAGCCTGATTATTGAGCATCCTTTGCCCATTGTGTAGGAGACAGTGGAGTGAAATATTTGAAGACTGAAGCATCTAATGACATCCAACATTAGTGTTACACAAGTGAACTCTGAATTGATACTGAAGTAGCAGCATAAGTCTTTGTTGTCACCTGATTATCATCTTGTTGATTGGTCGTGTCATGTATGAATTCAGTGCTTCTGTAAACCAAATCtgtctttttttgtttggatttcTCTCATCTCATTCTGATCAGTGCTCACTTATAGTTGAATCCAGCAGGCAGCAGCTCATAGAAGGTTAATAGTTTTTCGGTTTTCTtgtaaagtaaattacattggaGAAAGCTGAAAATCTTGAATCAACATGCTCTTCTACAAGAACTTTTAACATATCTCTGGTCTAGCTGGTTGCAAGAGCAGGAAGTTCTGGGGTTTATAAATCAATGATTTCATATCCTCCATCATTTCTTGTGGAGAAGTGAATTCATCCCGACTTTGAGTATAAATAGTAAGCAATCTTGCTTGTCTTCCAAAAGACATCGTTGCACTCTCGGGGAACAATGCTTCCATTTGTTTGATAAACCATCTGGAGCAGTTTTCTCCTGTTAAATTCCACAATCTTTTTAATCTCCCAAATAGCATCCTCTTCTGGAGTTTCAACTTCTTCAGAGAGGTTAGTCTTTGCTGGCTGCATATTCcagctatatatatgtagtccGAGAATATTGTGTGGGAATTCTTGTACTGTTCATCCCTTCAGATAGTTTTATCATCAATGTAaactgaaagaagaaaaggaaaacatacTCGCGTACTAATTCGATAATACGGAGAGCTTCTTCTCTAGATCCATAAAGATTCAAATAATCATCCAAGCAAGTTACAAGAACAATAACTTGAGCAAAGGGCATACGAGCAGTAGATAATCCAGGATCGACAATAACCGCAGCTGACAGAAAATAAGAAACTAGTAATGCGTTCCTTACTTGATTTAATCCAACCTGCATTCAGCGTACCACCTTTTCTATATTGGCAGGAAATATGTTAGTTTCCTACTGTAATAAAACTTCATTTGCTCATGATCTATCATGGTGATATTATACCTCGCAATTTGCTGAAGTTCTTTTTGGTATTGATCTTGGGAAATACTGAAATCTTGCACAGAGAATTGGATAAAATCTTCATTATGAATTGTGGGGCACCTAAACACAAAAAGCCACATGGAGTAAAGATCATTGCAACAGCGATGTATGATTGACGCTAACGTTATCTAGATATTGCAATCATAAATTGGTATGTTTACATATATGCTGCTTTCAGAATTTGAACATTTTGAACGTCATATAGTTCAATGCTTCGTCTGTTTCCAACTCCATCTAGCGTACCATGAAAATTCTTCAAGTCATATGCCACCTTATAATTTCCAGAGGTAAAGTTATGCAAGTTACTCAGAAGAGCTGACACAATCATAAATCTTACCTATTCCGGTATGCTAATTAATTCT includes:
- the LOC105164877 gene encoding probable folate-biopterin transporter 2 isoform X2 gives rise to the protein MLFRFRGSLGVIAMLFLSLHKELHIVLALLALTAGSASVAIADVTVDACVAQKSGSHPSLAADMQSLCALSSSIGALVGFSFSGIFVHLIGPQGVYGLLTIPAGLVFIVGILLKEPRTSSFAYEQINQSFLNAGKAMWKTLKCPDVWRPCLYMYLSFSLSLNISEGMFYWATDSEAGPSFSKEIIGYVMAIGSIGSLLGAILYQYGLKDYPFRDLLFWAQILSCLSGMLDLVLVLRWNLNLMIPDYFFVVIDASVSQMIGRLKWMPLLVLSSKLCPPGIEGTFFALLMSIDNAGLLTSSWLGGLLLHILNVTRTEFGNFWLAILIRNVLRISPLFLLFLVPRTDPNASILPDEVLNSKEVAETRAPDNVELVALVESMDGR
- the LOC105164877 gene encoding probable folate-biopterin transporter 2 isoform X1, which gives rise to MMGEEERLPTHSDEVQENEQQPKNGIRSSCCAPVYWFKMLAKELHWSFVFGVIIVYGMSQGLGGALARVGTEYYMKDVQKVQPSEAQVYSGITSIPWIVKPLWGLLTDVVPISGYQRRPYFVFAGSLGVIAMLFLSLHKELHIVLALLALTAGSASVAIADVTVDACVAQKSGSHPSLAADMQSLCALSSSIGALVGFSFSGIFVHLIGPQGVYGLLTIPAGLVFIVGILLKEPRTSSFAYEQINQSFLNAGKAMWKTLKCPDVWRPCLYMYLSFSLSLNISEGMFYWATDSEAGPSFSKEIIGYVMAIGSIGSLLGAILYQYGLKDYPFRDLLFWAQILSCLSGMLDLVLVLRWNLNLMIPDYFFVVIDASVSQMIGRLKWMPLLVLSSKLCPPGIEGTFFALLMSIDNAGLLTSSWLGGLLLHILNVTRTEFGNFWLAILIRNVLRISPLFLLFLVPRTDPNASILPDEVLNSKEVAETRAPDNVELVALVESMDGR
- the LOC110012131 gene encoding mediator of RNA polymerase II transcription subunit 30-like — translated: MEDKPATLSSSPTSSNYTTKTTQELAIDGQKHLQETIQAALLILSAMNDELCYPNLWSTTSSTVAASSAPPNTAATTSNAGGGSTSMTIGHHSNVDVLSDSSSASSSASAAASQSHPQHHNSFDIGAGALDEARLQYKSSVAALRSVLITISNAKKGKVHEAVPTSNSPADQTEIEKLEEQASALRKELAEKNKYLRRLIDQLRCLLIDIHTWQSPCLV